In the Pungitius pungitius chromosome 5, fPunPun2.1, whole genome shotgun sequence genome, one interval contains:
- the iqgap2 gene encoding ras GTPase-activating-like protein IQGAP2 isoform X2: MHHEETATLQKPRYGTIQDDERLSAEEMDERRRQNIAYEYLCHLEEAKRWMEACLEEDLPPTTELEEGLRNGVFLGKLANFFAPKMVSEKRIYDRDQARYKSTGLHFRHTDNTVQWLRAMESVGLPKIFYPETTDVYDRKNMPKVVYCIHALSLYLYKLGIAPQIQDLLGKVAFTEEEISNMRSELEKYGIQMPAFSKIGGILANELSVDEAALHAAVIAINEAVDRGQTSVTMGTLNNPNAMLRNTQEALAQDYQDTLSQAKARKQEQSSGRRSSVATEERDVYEELLTHLEIQGCIHLVNIQAAIKQVNQAVLTQDQIALMAALRLEALALLGVQESNGHWYLEHFTTFCQHKSKDGGGTVVVDKEEIQRVVTSCNDFAEAEKRKLEAVAAINTAIRLGNAGETVEQLMNPEAQLPIVYQSAANLYQAELFCLQLQGGRSGLSHEELSVAVEMLSAVAVLNEVLDTKDPQAVIEQLTDSPLGFTNMDQDNLNRYADTLIKLRGEALAKGQEFLTWNDVQKCIDTVNVQVHEEHERIIALAEINEALNSGDHEQTLAALLLPTAKLTGVNPVIAKHYHDVLQHTKQLLCQTSGDESAVLWLDQIQEAIHTANRDEEDALTLAGAVADINRAVAEEDSHNTLQALQVPSAGLRAVLPECADTYHCELAQRQTSSATNGSTDSVWVKHCFKDKYDYYYNLETGQGTWEQPEGFEYRGGQLAKDEIQSVVSCVTAEYNREQLWMANEHLVTQLQARTRGYLVRKKHAKRMEYLRQQEPHVVKLQACWKGYKQRKMFKNRRNLFQENVSSIVKIQAVVKMWKAKRYYSQRLQFFKDHEKQIVKIQAFLKANKARHDYRTLTGAKDPPLSVVRKFVHLLEQSALDLQEEQEVTRLREEVVTNIRSNQQMEKDLNLMDIKIGLLVKNRITLQDVVSHNKKMKSKKNKGSTEDLTRGDRLGIKGLSKGKRRKLEAYQHLFYLLQTNPHYLAKLIFQMPQNKSTKFMDTVVFTLYNYASNQREEYLLIKLFKTALEEEINSKVDQMQDIVTGNPTVIKMVVSFNRGARGQNTLRQLLAPVVKDIIEDKSLGINTNPVDVYKAWVNQLETVTGEASKLPYEVTPEQAVSHEEVRNRLEASGLALRSATDKVLNSIVSSLDNIPYGMRYIAKVLKNSLHEKFPDASEDELMKIVGNLLYYRYMNPAIVAPDGFDIIDMLAGGQLHVDQRRNLGSVAKMLQHAAANKLFEGENAHMTSMNNYISHTYDKFRVFFQSACDVPEPEERFNIDEYSDMVTLSKPIIYISIDEIINTHTLLLEHLEAISPDSNDLLHELLQDLGDVPDVETLLGEGAVDPNDPNRENALSQLAKTEISLTLTSKLELLEGDDKDLKTLMTKTKKLIVDVVRIQHGETLPEILETPASVIQESEHTKVIERRAVQDALTPEGLKSSPAVLEDSQLPLEQKKRKIQRNLRSLEQACVVTADNKYQDLVNEISKDIRYQRRYRQRRKAELVKLQQTLTALNSKTAFYQDQMNYYDTYIKTCLDNLNRKNSRRSIKVDGKGENKGSKKWKPQSLKYTAARLHEKGVILEIEGLQTNQFKNVMFDISPTEDVGDFEVKAKFMGVEMEKVQLHFQDLLQLQYEGVAVMKMFDKAKVNVNLLIFLLNKKFYGK; encoded by the exons ATGCACCATGAAGAAACCGCAACTCTGCAAAAGCCACGCTATGGAA CCATTCAGGACGATGAGAGACTGTCGGCGGAGGAAATGGACGAGAGGAGACGACAGAACATCGCCTACGAGTACCTGTGTCACCTGGAGGAGGCCAAACG GTGGATGGAGGCCTGTCTGGAGGAGGACCTGCCTCCTACCACAGAACTGGAGGAGGGACTGAGGAATGGTGTGTTCCTTGGTAAACTAGCCAACTTTTTTGCCCCCAAAATGGTGTCCGAGAAAAGGATTTACGACAGAGATCAGGCCCGCTATAAG AGCACAGGGCTGCACTTCAGACACACCGACAACACCGtgcagtggctcagagccatgGAGTCAGTAGGTCTCCCCAAG ATATTCTATCCTGAAACAACCGATGTTTATGATCGCAAAAACATGCCCAAAGTAGTGTACTGCATTCACGCACTAAG CTTGTACCTTTACAAGCTGGGCATTGCGCCGCAGATCCAGGACTTGCTGGGGAAAGTGGCCTTCACAG AGGAAGAGATTAGTAACATGAGAAGTGAGCTGGAGAAGTATGGCATTCAAATGCCAGCTTTCAGTAAGATCGGAGGAATCTTGGCCAATGAGCTCTCAGTGGATGAAGCTGCCC TGCACGCTGCTGTGATTGCCATCAATGAAGCGGTGGACCGAGGTCAGACATCTGTGACAATGGGGACCCTGAACAACCCGAACGCGATGCTGAGGAATACCCAGGAAGCTCTGGCCCAAGACTACCAAGACACACTGAGCCAGGCCAAGGCCCGTAAGCAGGAGCAGTCCTCAGGAAGG CGCTCATCGGTTGCTACTGAGGAAAGAGATGTTTATGAGGAACTGCTGACTCACCTGGAAATCCAGGGCTGCATTCACTTGGTCAACA TCCAGGCAGCGATAAAGCAGGTGAATCAAGCGGTGTTGACCCAGGACCAGATCGCTTTGATGGCTGCTCTTAGGCTTGAGGCTCTGGCTCTGCTGGGTGTTCAGGAGTCAAACGGTCACTGGTACCTGGAACATTTCACCACCTTTTGCCAACATAAATCCAAG GATGGAGGGGGGACTGTGGTGGTGGACAAAGAGGAGATTCAGAGAGTTGTCACCTCTTGTAATGACTTTGCTGAGGCGGAAAAACGAA AACTGGAGGCAGTTGCTGCGATCAATACAGCCATTCGTCTTGGCAATGCAGGGGAGACTGTGGAGCAGCTGATGAACCCTGAAGCACAATTGCCAATTGTTTACCAAAGTGCAGCCAACCTCTATCAGGCTGAGCTTTTTTGTTTACAGCTACAAGGCGGGCGG TCTGGCCTGAGCCACGAGGAGCTGAGCGTAGCTGTGGAAATGCTTTCGGCTGTAGCAGTCCTGAATGAGGTGCTGGACACCAAAGACCCCCAGGCTGTGATTGAGCAACTGACGGACTCCCCCCTGGGCTTCACCAACATGGATCAAGACAACCTGAACAG GTATGCTGACACTCTCATCAAACTGCGAGGGGAGGCTCTTGCCAAGGGCCAAGAGTTTCTCACCTGGAATGATGTCCAAAAATGCATCGACACAGTCAACGTTCAGGTCCACGAGGAGCATGAAC GCATCATAGCTTTAGCTGAAATCAATGAGGCACTTAACTCTGGTGATCACGAACAGACGCTTGCAGCCCTGCTCCTACCTACAGCCAAGTTAACAGGGGTGAACCCAGTCATAGCCAAACACTACCATGATGTCCTTCAACATACCAAGCAGCTCCTCTGTCAG acttctGGAGACGAGTCTGCAGTTCTGTGGCTGGACCAAATCCAAGAGGCCATACACACAGCCAACCGGGATGAAGAAGACGCTCTCACAT tGGCTGGAGCAGTCGCCGATATCAACAGGGCAGTGGCCGAGGAGGACTCTCACAATACACTGCAGGCGTTGCAAGTTCCCAGCGCAGGACTGCGAGCAGTGCTTCCCGAATGTGCCGACACATACCACTGTGAACTGGCACAGAGACAAACGAGCAGTGCCACTAACG GTAGCACTGATAGCGTGTGGGTGAAACATTGCTTTAAGGACAAATATGACTACTACTATAACCTGGAGACGGGACAGGGCACCTGGGAGCAGCCTGAAGGATTTGAGTACCGTGGCGGCCAGCTCGCTAAAGATGAAATCCAG AGTGTTGTCAGCTGTGTCACTGCCGAATATAACCGGGAACAGCTGTGGATGGCCAATGAACACTTGGTGACCCAGCTGCAGGCGAGGACCAGAGGTTACCTGGTCAGGAAAAAGCATGCTAAGAGAATGGAGTATCTACGCCAGCAAGAACCACATGTTGTCAAATTGCAG GCCTGCTGGAAAGGGtacaaacaaaggaaaatgttcaaaaacaggAGGAATTTGTTTCAAGAAAATGTTTCTTCTATTGTCAAG atcCAGGCTGTGGTAAAAATGTGGAAAGCCAAGCGCTACTACAGTCAAAGGTTGCAGTTCTTCAAAGATCAT gaAAAACAAATTGTGAAAATCCAAGCTTTTCTAAAGGCCAACAAAGCAAGGCATGACTATAGAACACTAA CAGGGGCCAAGGATCCTCCTCTGTCAGTGGTGCGTAAGTTTGTCCACTTGCTGGAGCAGAGCGCCCTGGACCTTCAGGAAGAGCAGGAAGTGACGCGGCTTAGGGAAGAAGTGGTCACCAATATTCGCTCCAATCAGCAGATGGAGAAAGATTTGAATCTGATGGACATAAAGATTGGACTTCTGGTAAAGAACAGGATCACTCTGCAG gatgttgtgtcccataataaaaaaatgaagagcAAGAAAAATAAAGGGAGTACAGAGGACTTGACCAGAGGAGACAGGCTGGGCATCAAGGGACTAAGTAAAGGCAAAAGAAGGAAACTGGAGGCCTACCAGCATCTCTTTTACCTGCTGCAG ACCAATCCACACTACCTGGCCAAACTCATCTTCCAGATGCCCCAAAACAAATCCACTAAGTTTATGGACACTGTGGTCTTCACCTTGTACAACTACGCGTCCAACCAAAGAGAGGAATACCTGCTGATCAAACTCTTCAAGACGGCTCTGGAAGAGGAGATCAA TTCTAAGGTGGACCAGATGCAGGACATTGTGACCGGGAACCCAACCGTCATCAAGATGGTAGTGAGCTTCAACAGAGGCGCACGTGGCCAGAACACCCTCAGGCAGCTGCTGGCTCCAGTGGTCAAAGACATTATTGAGGACAAGAGCTTGGGGATCAACACTAACCCAGTGGATGTGTATAAAGCCTGGGTCAACCAGCTGGAGACGGTTACTGGAGAGGCCAG CAAGCTGCCTTATGAAGTGACTCCCGAGCAGGCAGTGTCGCATGAGGAGGTGCGCAACAGGCTGGAGGCATCCGGTTTGGCACTCCGCTCTGCAACAGATAAGGTGTTGAACTCCATTGTGTCCTCACTGGATAATATCCC TTATGGCATGAGATACATTGCAAAAGTTCTGAAGAACAGCCTCCATGAAAAGTTCCCAGATGCCTCCGAGGATGAGCTGATGAAG ATTGTGGGGAACCTGCTTTACTACCGCTACATGAACCCAGCCATCGTGGCCCCGGATGGCTTCGACATCATCGACATGCTGGCAGGAGGGCAGCTCCACGTGGACCAGCGTCGTAACCTTGGATCCGTGGCCAAGATGCTTCAGCATGCTGCCGCCAACAAGCTCTTTGAGGGCGAGAACGCACATATGACGTCCATGAACAACTACATATCTCACACGTATGACAAGTTTAG GGTATTTTTCCAGTCTGCCTGTGATGTCCCTGAACCAGAGGAGAGGTTTAACATTGATGAATACTCCGACATGGTGACTTTAAGCAAGCCCATCATCTACATCTCAATAGATGAAATCATCAATACCCACACG CTGCTTTTGGAACATCTGGAGGCCATCTCCCCTGATTCCAATGACTTGCTACatgagctgctgcaggacctgGGAGATGTCCCTGATGTAGAGACTTTACTTG GCGAAGGAGCGGTCGACCCAAATGACCCAAACCGAGAGAATGCTCTGAGCCAGTTGGCGAAGACTGAGATCTCCCTCACCCTAACCAGCAAGTTGGAGCTACTGGAAGGAGACGATAAAGACCTGAAGACTCTAATGACAAA GACAAAAAAGCTTATAGTGGACGTTGTTCGGATTCAACATGGAGAGACATTGCCTGAAATTCTTGAGACGCCAGCTTCTGTCATCCAG GAGTCTGAGCATACCAAGGTTATAGAGCGGCGGGCAGTCCAGGACGCTCTGACCCCAGAAGGGCTGAAGAGCAGCCCGGCAGTGCTGGAGGACAGCCAGCTGCCCCttgagcagaagaagaggaagatccAGAGGAACCTCCGTAGCCTGGAGCAGGCTTGCGTCGTCACGGCAGATAACAAATACCAGGACCTCGTCAATGAAATATCAAAG GACATTCGCTACCAAAGACGCTACAGACAGAGACGGAAGGCCGAGCTCGTGAAACTCCAGCAGACGCTGACGGCACTCAACTCCAAAACCGCCTTCTACCAGGACCAGATGAACTATTATGATACGTACATCAAGACCTGCCTGGACAACCTCAACCGGAA gAATTCACGCAGATCCATAAAAGTCGACGGCAAAGGCGAAAATAAgggcagtaaaaagtggaagCCACAGTCTCTAAAGTACACTGCAGCCAGGCTGCATGAGAAAGGAGTTATCCTGGAAATAGAAGGACTTCAGACGAACCA gtttaaaaatgtcatgtttgaCATTTCACCCACTGAGGACGTTGGGGATTTTGAGGTGAAAGCAAAGTTCATGGGAGTTGAGATGGAAAAAGTCCAGCTTCATTTCCAG GACCTCCTTCAGCTGCAGTATGAGGGCGTGGCGGTCATGAAGATGTTTGACAAAGCCAAAGTCAACGTCAATTTACTCATATTCCTCCTAAACAAAAAGTTCTACGGCAAATGA
- the iqgap2 gene encoding ras GTPase-activating-like protein IQGAP2 isoform X1 — protein MHHEETATLQKPRYGTIQDDERLSAEEMDERRRQNIAYEYLCHLEEAKRWMEACLEEDLPPTTELEEGLRNGVFLGKLANFFAPKMVSEKRIYDRDQARYKSTGLHFRHTDNTVQWLRAMESVGLPKIFYPETTDVYDRKNMPKVVYCIHALSLYLYKLGIAPQIQDLLGKVAFTEEEISNMRSELEKYGIQMPAFSKIGGILANELSVDEAALHAAVIAINEAVDRGQTSVTMGTLNNPNAMLRNTQEALAQDYQDTLSQAKARKQEQSSGRRSSVATEERDVYEELLTHLEIQGCIHLVNIQAAIKQVNQAVLTQDQIALMAALRLEALALLGVQESNGHWYLEHFTTFCQHKSKDGGGTVVVDKEEIQRVVTSCNDFAEAEKRKLEAVAAINTAIRLGNAGETVEQLMNPEAQLPIVYQSAANLYQAELFCLQLQGGRVRHESGLSHEELSVAVEMLSAVAVLNEVLDTKDPQAVIEQLTDSPLGFTNMDQDNLNRYADTLIKLRGEALAKGQEFLTWNDVQKCIDTVNVQVHEEHERIIALAEINEALNSGDHEQTLAALLLPTAKLTGVNPVIAKHYHDVLQHTKQLLCQTSGDESAVLWLDQIQEAIHTANRDEEDALTLAGAVADINRAVAEEDSHNTLQALQVPSAGLRAVLPECADTYHCELAQRQTSSATNGSTDSVWVKHCFKDKYDYYYNLETGQGTWEQPEGFEYRGGQLAKDEIQSVVSCVTAEYNREQLWMANEHLVTQLQARTRGYLVRKKHAKRMEYLRQQEPHVVKLQACWKGYKQRKMFKNRRNLFQENVSSIVKIQAVVKMWKAKRYYSQRLQFFKDHEKQIVKIQAFLKANKARHDYRTLTGAKDPPLSVVRKFVHLLEQSALDLQEEQEVTRLREEVVTNIRSNQQMEKDLNLMDIKIGLLVKNRITLQDVVSHNKKMKSKKNKGSTEDLTRGDRLGIKGLSKGKRRKLEAYQHLFYLLQTNPHYLAKLIFQMPQNKSTKFMDTVVFTLYNYASNQREEYLLIKLFKTALEEEINSKVDQMQDIVTGNPTVIKMVVSFNRGARGQNTLRQLLAPVVKDIIEDKSLGINTNPVDVYKAWVNQLETVTGEASKLPYEVTPEQAVSHEEVRNRLEASGLALRSATDKVLNSIVSSLDNIPYGMRYIAKVLKNSLHEKFPDASEDELMKIVGNLLYYRYMNPAIVAPDGFDIIDMLAGGQLHVDQRRNLGSVAKMLQHAAANKLFEGENAHMTSMNNYISHTYDKFRVFFQSACDVPEPEERFNIDEYSDMVTLSKPIIYISIDEIINTHTLLLEHLEAISPDSNDLLHELLQDLGDVPDVETLLGEGAVDPNDPNRENALSQLAKTEISLTLTSKLELLEGDDKDLKTLMTKTKKLIVDVVRIQHGETLPEILETPASVIQESEHTKVIERRAVQDALTPEGLKSSPAVLEDSQLPLEQKKRKIQRNLRSLEQACVVTADNKYQDLVNEISKDIRYQRRYRQRRKAELVKLQQTLTALNSKTAFYQDQMNYYDTYIKTCLDNLNRKNSRRSIKVDGKGENKGSKKWKPQSLKYTAARLHEKGVILEIEGLQTNQFKNVMFDISPTEDVGDFEVKAKFMGVEMEKVQLHFQDLLQLQYEGVAVMKMFDKAKVNVNLLIFLLNKKFYGK, from the exons ATGCACCATGAAGAAACCGCAACTCTGCAAAAGCCACGCTATGGAA CCATTCAGGACGATGAGAGACTGTCGGCGGAGGAAATGGACGAGAGGAGACGACAGAACATCGCCTACGAGTACCTGTGTCACCTGGAGGAGGCCAAACG GTGGATGGAGGCCTGTCTGGAGGAGGACCTGCCTCCTACCACAGAACTGGAGGAGGGACTGAGGAATGGTGTGTTCCTTGGTAAACTAGCCAACTTTTTTGCCCCCAAAATGGTGTCCGAGAAAAGGATTTACGACAGAGATCAGGCCCGCTATAAG AGCACAGGGCTGCACTTCAGACACACCGACAACACCGtgcagtggctcagagccatgGAGTCAGTAGGTCTCCCCAAG ATATTCTATCCTGAAACAACCGATGTTTATGATCGCAAAAACATGCCCAAAGTAGTGTACTGCATTCACGCACTAAG CTTGTACCTTTACAAGCTGGGCATTGCGCCGCAGATCCAGGACTTGCTGGGGAAAGTGGCCTTCACAG AGGAAGAGATTAGTAACATGAGAAGTGAGCTGGAGAAGTATGGCATTCAAATGCCAGCTTTCAGTAAGATCGGAGGAATCTTGGCCAATGAGCTCTCAGTGGATGAAGCTGCCC TGCACGCTGCTGTGATTGCCATCAATGAAGCGGTGGACCGAGGTCAGACATCTGTGACAATGGGGACCCTGAACAACCCGAACGCGATGCTGAGGAATACCCAGGAAGCTCTGGCCCAAGACTACCAAGACACACTGAGCCAGGCCAAGGCCCGTAAGCAGGAGCAGTCCTCAGGAAGG CGCTCATCGGTTGCTACTGAGGAAAGAGATGTTTATGAGGAACTGCTGACTCACCTGGAAATCCAGGGCTGCATTCACTTGGTCAACA TCCAGGCAGCGATAAAGCAGGTGAATCAAGCGGTGTTGACCCAGGACCAGATCGCTTTGATGGCTGCTCTTAGGCTTGAGGCTCTGGCTCTGCTGGGTGTTCAGGAGTCAAACGGTCACTGGTACCTGGAACATTTCACCACCTTTTGCCAACATAAATCCAAG GATGGAGGGGGGACTGTGGTGGTGGACAAAGAGGAGATTCAGAGAGTTGTCACCTCTTGTAATGACTTTGCTGAGGCGGAAAAACGAA AACTGGAGGCAGTTGCTGCGATCAATACAGCCATTCGTCTTGGCAATGCAGGGGAGACTGTGGAGCAGCTGATGAACCCTGAAGCACAATTGCCAATTGTTTACCAAAGTGCAGCCAACCTCTATCAGGCTGAGCTTTTTTGTTTACAGCTACAAGGCGGGCGGGTGAGACATGAG TCTGGCCTGAGCCACGAGGAGCTGAGCGTAGCTGTGGAAATGCTTTCGGCTGTAGCAGTCCTGAATGAGGTGCTGGACACCAAAGACCCCCAGGCTGTGATTGAGCAACTGACGGACTCCCCCCTGGGCTTCACCAACATGGATCAAGACAACCTGAACAG GTATGCTGACACTCTCATCAAACTGCGAGGGGAGGCTCTTGCCAAGGGCCAAGAGTTTCTCACCTGGAATGATGTCCAAAAATGCATCGACACAGTCAACGTTCAGGTCCACGAGGAGCATGAAC GCATCATAGCTTTAGCTGAAATCAATGAGGCACTTAACTCTGGTGATCACGAACAGACGCTTGCAGCCCTGCTCCTACCTACAGCCAAGTTAACAGGGGTGAACCCAGTCATAGCCAAACACTACCATGATGTCCTTCAACATACCAAGCAGCTCCTCTGTCAG acttctGGAGACGAGTCTGCAGTTCTGTGGCTGGACCAAATCCAAGAGGCCATACACACAGCCAACCGGGATGAAGAAGACGCTCTCACAT tGGCTGGAGCAGTCGCCGATATCAACAGGGCAGTGGCCGAGGAGGACTCTCACAATACACTGCAGGCGTTGCAAGTTCCCAGCGCAGGACTGCGAGCAGTGCTTCCCGAATGTGCCGACACATACCACTGTGAACTGGCACAGAGACAAACGAGCAGTGCCACTAACG GTAGCACTGATAGCGTGTGGGTGAAACATTGCTTTAAGGACAAATATGACTACTACTATAACCTGGAGACGGGACAGGGCACCTGGGAGCAGCCTGAAGGATTTGAGTACCGTGGCGGCCAGCTCGCTAAAGATGAAATCCAG AGTGTTGTCAGCTGTGTCACTGCCGAATATAACCGGGAACAGCTGTGGATGGCCAATGAACACTTGGTGACCCAGCTGCAGGCGAGGACCAGAGGTTACCTGGTCAGGAAAAAGCATGCTAAGAGAATGGAGTATCTACGCCAGCAAGAACCACATGTTGTCAAATTGCAG GCCTGCTGGAAAGGGtacaaacaaaggaaaatgttcaaaaacaggAGGAATTTGTTTCAAGAAAATGTTTCTTCTATTGTCAAG atcCAGGCTGTGGTAAAAATGTGGAAAGCCAAGCGCTACTACAGTCAAAGGTTGCAGTTCTTCAAAGATCAT gaAAAACAAATTGTGAAAATCCAAGCTTTTCTAAAGGCCAACAAAGCAAGGCATGACTATAGAACACTAA CAGGGGCCAAGGATCCTCCTCTGTCAGTGGTGCGTAAGTTTGTCCACTTGCTGGAGCAGAGCGCCCTGGACCTTCAGGAAGAGCAGGAAGTGACGCGGCTTAGGGAAGAAGTGGTCACCAATATTCGCTCCAATCAGCAGATGGAGAAAGATTTGAATCTGATGGACATAAAGATTGGACTTCTGGTAAAGAACAGGATCACTCTGCAG gatgttgtgtcccataataaaaaaatgaagagcAAGAAAAATAAAGGGAGTACAGAGGACTTGACCAGAGGAGACAGGCTGGGCATCAAGGGACTAAGTAAAGGCAAAAGAAGGAAACTGGAGGCCTACCAGCATCTCTTTTACCTGCTGCAG ACCAATCCACACTACCTGGCCAAACTCATCTTCCAGATGCCCCAAAACAAATCCACTAAGTTTATGGACACTGTGGTCTTCACCTTGTACAACTACGCGTCCAACCAAAGAGAGGAATACCTGCTGATCAAACTCTTCAAGACGGCTCTGGAAGAGGAGATCAA TTCTAAGGTGGACCAGATGCAGGACATTGTGACCGGGAACCCAACCGTCATCAAGATGGTAGTGAGCTTCAACAGAGGCGCACGTGGCCAGAACACCCTCAGGCAGCTGCTGGCTCCAGTGGTCAAAGACATTATTGAGGACAAGAGCTTGGGGATCAACACTAACCCAGTGGATGTGTATAAAGCCTGGGTCAACCAGCTGGAGACGGTTACTGGAGAGGCCAG CAAGCTGCCTTATGAAGTGACTCCCGAGCAGGCAGTGTCGCATGAGGAGGTGCGCAACAGGCTGGAGGCATCCGGTTTGGCACTCCGCTCTGCAACAGATAAGGTGTTGAACTCCATTGTGTCCTCACTGGATAATATCCC TTATGGCATGAGATACATTGCAAAAGTTCTGAAGAACAGCCTCCATGAAAAGTTCCCAGATGCCTCCGAGGATGAGCTGATGAAG ATTGTGGGGAACCTGCTTTACTACCGCTACATGAACCCAGCCATCGTGGCCCCGGATGGCTTCGACATCATCGACATGCTGGCAGGAGGGCAGCTCCACGTGGACCAGCGTCGTAACCTTGGATCCGTGGCCAAGATGCTTCAGCATGCTGCCGCCAACAAGCTCTTTGAGGGCGAGAACGCACATATGACGTCCATGAACAACTACATATCTCACACGTATGACAAGTTTAG GGTATTTTTCCAGTCTGCCTGTGATGTCCCTGAACCAGAGGAGAGGTTTAACATTGATGAATACTCCGACATGGTGACTTTAAGCAAGCCCATCATCTACATCTCAATAGATGAAATCATCAATACCCACACG CTGCTTTTGGAACATCTGGAGGCCATCTCCCCTGATTCCAATGACTTGCTACatgagctgctgcaggacctgGGAGATGTCCCTGATGTAGAGACTTTACTTG GCGAAGGAGCGGTCGACCCAAATGACCCAAACCGAGAGAATGCTCTGAGCCAGTTGGCGAAGACTGAGATCTCCCTCACCCTAACCAGCAAGTTGGAGCTACTGGAAGGAGACGATAAAGACCTGAAGACTCTAATGACAAA GACAAAAAAGCTTATAGTGGACGTTGTTCGGATTCAACATGGAGAGACATTGCCTGAAATTCTTGAGACGCCAGCTTCTGTCATCCAG GAGTCTGAGCATACCAAGGTTATAGAGCGGCGGGCAGTCCAGGACGCTCTGACCCCAGAAGGGCTGAAGAGCAGCCCGGCAGTGCTGGAGGACAGCCAGCTGCCCCttgagcagaagaagaggaagatccAGAGGAACCTCCGTAGCCTGGAGCAGGCTTGCGTCGTCACGGCAGATAACAAATACCAGGACCTCGTCAATGAAATATCAAAG GACATTCGCTACCAAAGACGCTACAGACAGAGACGGAAGGCCGAGCTCGTGAAACTCCAGCAGACGCTGACGGCACTCAACTCCAAAACCGCCTTCTACCAGGACCAGATGAACTATTATGATACGTACATCAAGACCTGCCTGGACAACCTCAACCGGAA gAATTCACGCAGATCCATAAAAGTCGACGGCAAAGGCGAAAATAAgggcagtaaaaagtggaagCCACAGTCTCTAAAGTACACTGCAGCCAGGCTGCATGAGAAAGGAGTTATCCTGGAAATAGAAGGACTTCAGACGAACCA gtttaaaaatgtcatgtttgaCATTTCACCCACTGAGGACGTTGGGGATTTTGAGGTGAAAGCAAAGTTCATGGGAGTTGAGATGGAAAAAGTCCAGCTTCATTTCCAG GACCTCCTTCAGCTGCAGTATGAGGGCGTGGCGGTCATGAAGATGTTTGACAAAGCCAAAGTCAACGTCAATTTACTCATATTCCTCCTAAACAAAAAGTTCTACGGCAAATGA
- the f2rl2 gene encoding proteinase-activated receptor 3, giving the protein MADLLPGLLICLMVLPTIQQDANTTWTQTSVAPGLKPKTFKGSLNKTNHTNRSFPKNNSRLHVNPEDHVTAYATGVLSTRVIPASYIAAMLVGIPSNVYILTFLRLRAKSVSTLVLYLNLALSDLMLLLSLALRVHYHFNGNDWVFGEISCRLITALFYGNVYSSAQSIACISLKRYLAVVRPFLYRRLAKTTLATWTCLVVWFLFGAAIVPELLVRQSYQVTELGVTTCHDVLPLDEKPHSLLVPYRLMLVCLGFIVPFLICVYAHVAVVYHLGQSRCDWKPFIRVSTLVFIIFAVCFLPSGVLHMAHYIRLFSSGDDRLYGYYRVAVCLCCFHSCLDPFLCVLISKTAASELQFISLRGISPRPTTTT; this is encoded by the exons ATGGCCGACCTTTTGCCTGGATTACTCATTTGTTTAATGGTCCTGCCGACCATTCAGCAAGATG cAAATACAACCTGGACCCAAACCAGTGTTGCACCTGGTTTGAAACCAAAGACCTTCAAGGGGTCGCTGAATAAAACCAACCACACCAACCGGTCGTTTCCCAAGAACAACTCCAGGCTGCACGTGAACCCGGAGGACCACGTGACAGCCTACGCCACAGGGGTCCTCAGCACCAGGGTCATCCCTGCGTCATACATCGCGGCCATGCTGGTGGGCATCCCCTCCAACGTCTACATCCTGACCTTCCTCCGACTCAGAGCGAAGTCTGTGTCCACGCTAGTCCTTTACCTCAACCTGGCCCTGTCCGacctgatgctgctgctgtccctGGCGCTGCGCGTCCACTACCACTTCAACGGCAACGACTGGGTATTCGGGGAAATCTCCTGCCGGTTGATCACGGCCTTGTTTTACGGCAACGTTTACAGTTCAGCACAGTCGATAGCGTGCATCAGCCTGAAGCGCTACCTGGCTGTGGTCAGGCCGTTTCTCTACAGGAGGCTGGCAAAGACCACCCTGGCCACGTGGACGTGTCTGGTTGTGTGGTTCCTGTTCGGGGCGGCGATTGTGCCCGAGCTCCTGGTCAGGCAGAGCTACCAGGTTACGGAGTTGGGGGTGACTACCTGCCATGATGTACTTCCCCTGGACGAAAAGCCACATTCCTTGCTGGTACCGTACAGGCTGATGCTGGTTTGTCTGGGTTTTATAGTGCCCTTTCTGATTTGTGTCTATGCCCACGTGGCGGTGGTATACCACCTGGGGCAATCCCGCTGTGACTGGAAACCGTTTATTAGGGTCAGCACTCtagttttcatcatttttgcaGTGTGTTTCTTGCCCAGCGGCGTCCTGCACATGGCCCACTACATACGCCTGTTTTCCAGTGGCGACGACAGGCTGTACGGATACTACAGAGTAGcggtgtgtctctgctgctttcACAGTTGTCTGGATCCCTTCCTGTGTGTGCTCATTTCCAAGACTGCAGCCTCAGAACTGCAATTCATCTCACTCCGCGGGATATCTCCGAGGCCGACTACCACAACATGA